The Girardinichthys multiradiatus isolate DD_20200921_A chromosome 6, DD_fGirMul_XY1, whole genome shotgun sequence genome window below encodes:
- the crema gene encoding cAMP-responsive element modulator isoform X1: MDTSVSSQLDSCLNDSVTDGEKDHGEANSSPAASKQQVLLQTESEVTVVQLPDGQTTSVQGVIQAPQTTSVIQSPQVQTTQIATVAKLEDDGSVMDTQKRRELLSRRPSYRKILNELSLDSPAVPKIEEEKAEDDAPLSSSPTESVPNSIYQTSSGQYIAVAQGRAIPLTRPAVDAFQGAQTVTVTGSPSPQTGAAVLQAADSAHQFFIQGGQVLIQAATGDIPAYQLRSPNSGLAQSIVMAASPSSMQRPSSQHAEEVTRKREVRLMKNREAARECRRKKKEYVKCLENRVAVLENQNKTLIEELKALKDIYCHKAE, from the exons ATGGATACGTCGGTGTCGTCTCAGCTGGATAGCTGTTTAAATGATTCAGTGACAGATGGAGAGAAGGACCATGGAGAAGCCAACTCGTCTCCTGCAGCCTCCAAACAG CAGGTTTTGTTGCAAACAGAGTCTGAAGTAACTGTCGTCCAGCTGCCTGACGGTCAGACAACATCGGTGCAGGGAGTCATCCAAGCCCCACAGACCACCTCTGTTATCCAGTCACCACAAGTCCAGACCACTCAG ATTGCTACAGTGGCTAAGCTGGAGGATGATGGCTCGGTTATGGACACGCAGAAGAGACGGGAGCTCCTCTCCAGGCGTCCGTCGTATCG AAAAATCTTAAATGAGCTGTCGTTGGATTCACCGGCAGTTCCTAAAATCGAAGAGGAAAAGGCAGAGGATGACGCGCCGCTCTCAAGCAGCCCCACAGAATCAGTTCCCAACTCAATCTACCAAACCAGCTCAGGACAATATA TTGCCGTCGCTCAGGGCAGAGCCATCCCTCTGACCAGGCCTGCAGTTGACGCTTTTCAGGGAGCCCAGACCGTGACGGTGACAGGCTCTCCCTCCCCACAGACTGGAGCTGCCGTCCTGCAGGCTGCAGACTCAGCACACCAGTTCTTCATCCAGGGAGGACAGGTGCTCATCCAAG CTGCCACAGGAGACATCCCCGCCTACCAGCTGCGTTCGCCCAACTCGGGCCTGGCTCAGAGCATAGTGATGGCAGCGTCTCCGAGCAGCATGCAGAGACCCTCGTCACAGCACGCTGAGGAGGTCACCCGCAAGAGGGAGGTCAGGCTGATGAAAAACAG GGAGGCAGCACGTGAGTGCCGCAGGAAAAAGAAAGAGTATGTCAAATGTCTGGAAAACCGTGTAGCCGTGCTGGAAAACCAAAACAAGACACTGATCGAAGAGCTGAAAGCACTGAAGGACATTTACTGCCACAAAGCTGAGTAG
- the crema gene encoding cAMP-responsive element modulator isoform X2, which yields MDTSVSSQLDSCLNDSVTDGEKDHGEANSSPAASKQVLLQTESEVTVVQLPDGQTTSVQGVIQAPQTTSVIQSPQVQTTQIATVAKLEDDGSVMDTQKRRELLSRRPSYRKILNELSLDSPAVPKIEEEKAEDDAPLSSSPTESVPNSIYQTSSGQYIAVAQGRAIPLTRPAVDAFQGAQTVTVTGSPSPQTGAAVLQAADSAHQFFIQGGQVLIQAATGDIPAYQLRSPNSGLAQSIVMAASPSSMQRPSSQHAEEVTRKREVRLMKNREAARECRRKKKEYVKCLENRVAVLENQNKTLIEELKALKDIYCHKAE from the exons ATGGATACGTCGGTGTCGTCTCAGCTGGATAGCTGTTTAAATGATTCAGTGACAGATGGAGAGAAGGACCATGGAGAAGCCAACTCGTCTCCTGCAGCCTCCAAACAG GTTTTGTTGCAAACAGAGTCTGAAGTAACTGTCGTCCAGCTGCCTGACGGTCAGACAACATCGGTGCAGGGAGTCATCCAAGCCCCACAGACCACCTCTGTTATCCAGTCACCACAAGTCCAGACCACTCAG ATTGCTACAGTGGCTAAGCTGGAGGATGATGGCTCGGTTATGGACACGCAGAAGAGACGGGAGCTCCTCTCCAGGCGTCCGTCGTATCG AAAAATCTTAAATGAGCTGTCGTTGGATTCACCGGCAGTTCCTAAAATCGAAGAGGAAAAGGCAGAGGATGACGCGCCGCTCTCAAGCAGCCCCACAGAATCAGTTCCCAACTCAATCTACCAAACCAGCTCAGGACAATATA TTGCCGTCGCTCAGGGCAGAGCCATCCCTCTGACCAGGCCTGCAGTTGACGCTTTTCAGGGAGCCCAGACCGTGACGGTGACAGGCTCTCCCTCCCCACAGACTGGAGCTGCCGTCCTGCAGGCTGCAGACTCAGCACACCAGTTCTTCATCCAGGGAGGACAGGTGCTCATCCAAG CTGCCACAGGAGACATCCCCGCCTACCAGCTGCGTTCGCCCAACTCGGGCCTGGCTCAGAGCATAGTGATGGCAGCGTCTCCGAGCAGCATGCAGAGACCCTCGTCACAGCACGCTGAGGAGGTCACCCGCAAGAGGGAGGTCAGGCTGATGAAAAACAG GGAGGCAGCACGTGAGTGCCGCAGGAAAAAGAAAGAGTATGTCAAATGTCTGGAAAACCGTGTAGCCGTGCTGGAAAACCAAAACAAGACACTGATCGAAGAGCTGAAAGCACTGAAGGACATTTACTGCCACAAAGCTGAGTAG
- the crema gene encoding cAMP-responsive element modulator isoform X3, giving the protein MAVTGDETESAATGDIPAYQLRSPNSGLAQSIVMAASPSSMQRPSSQHAEEVTRKREVRLMKNREAARECRRKKKEYVKCLENRVAVLENQNKTLIEELKALKDIYCHKAE; this is encoded by the exons ATGGCTGTTACGGGAGATGAGACTGAGTCAG CTGCCACAGGAGACATCCCCGCCTACCAGCTGCGTTCGCCCAACTCGGGCCTGGCTCAGAGCATAGTGATGGCAGCGTCTCCGAGCAGCATGCAGAGACCCTCGTCACAGCACGCTGAGGAGGTCACCCGCAAGAGGGAGGTCAGGCTGATGAAAAACAG GGAGGCAGCACGTGAGTGCCGCAGGAAAAAGAAAGAGTATGTCAAATGTCTGGAAAACCGTGTAGCCGTGCTGGAAAACCAAAACAAGACACTGATCGAAGAGCTGAAAGCACTGAAGGACATTTACTGCCACAAAGCTGAGTAG